A single region of the Massilia sp. erpn genome encodes:
- a CDS encoding DUF1700 domain-containing protein, with product MSKSDYLSALSKALAGLPPDTVAKTLAYYEQRFIDGLVVGRSEAEIAQELDEPRKIAMTLRANAHLHAFEEKRSPANLARMAMSFLGLAVFNLFMVVPAVVYTSMLMALYATAFAFYLSGIAITASGLAGANELVLNGPLRHLVIFDDDEDRSMQTRVSIGADGLQVQQEPSPALQAALDGETSRSGRLMEKAEAVAESGVRISTDLDAESRTAQTAIGVSLILGGILLCLLSIVVTRYTVIGIRRYIEMNFSLLRGR from the coding sequence ATGAGCAAGTCGGACTACCTGAGCGCGCTCAGCAAGGCCTTGGCGGGACTGCCGCCGGACACGGTCGCCAAAACCCTGGCCTACTACGAGCAGCGTTTCATCGACGGCCTGGTAGTGGGCCGCAGCGAAGCCGAAATCGCTCAGGAACTCGACGAACCGCGCAAGATCGCCATGACCTTGCGCGCCAACGCTCATCTGCATGCTTTCGAAGAAAAACGCAGCCCGGCCAATCTGGCGCGCATGGCCATGTCCTTCCTCGGCCTGGCGGTCTTCAATCTGTTCATGGTGGTGCCGGCCGTGGTCTACACCTCCATGCTGATGGCGCTGTACGCCACCGCCTTCGCTTTTTACCTCAGCGGCATCGCCATCACGGCCAGCGGCCTGGCCGGCGCCAATGAGCTGGTGCTGAATGGGCCGCTGCGCCATCTGGTGATTTTCGACGACGACGAGGACCGCAGCATGCAGACCCGCGTCTCCATCGGCGCCGACGGCTTGCAAGTGCAGCAGGAACCCTCGCCCGCCCTGCAGGCGGCGCTGGACGGCGAAACCAGCCGCTCCGGCCGGCTGATGGAAAAGGCCGAAGCCGTGGCCGAAAGCGGGGTGCGCATCTCGACCGACCTGGATGCCGAATCGCGCACGGCGCAAACGGCCATCGGCGTCAGCCTGATCCTGGGCGGCATCCTGCTTTGCCTGCTCAGCATCGTGGTGACGCGCTACACCGTGATCGGCATCCGCCGGTATATCGAAATGAATTTTTCCCTGTTGCGGGGCCGTTGA
- a CDS encoding head GIN domain-containing protein encodes MMRGLFKVGLSLLLLAIVLTGVSYSVLRAQGIANPSSAAGRLAASEERKVSAATTMVELSGPIDLTLRQGSKPMLIVRGEQRMLSNVDTEQDGATLHIGIKGMLLHHRRPLQVELVLPSLKELEVHGSGDSSVTGFSGDTLSLQLHGSGNVSFNGRYREVEAGVHGSGDLNLNTGSSEKVELQMVGSGQIKSSGSCRELSAELTGSGDLDARHLASDKVSVHLKGSGTTQVFARHSAELVLRGSGDISVFGNPDMRNVNRTGSGEVNWEH; translated from the coding sequence ATGATGCGTGGACTGTTTAAAGTAGGCCTCAGCCTTCTGCTGCTGGCGATCGTGCTGACCGGCGTTTCCTACAGCGTGCTGCGGGCGCAGGGCATCGCCAACCCGTCCAGCGCCGCCGGCCGCCTGGCCGCCAGCGAAGAGCGCAAGGTGAGCGCAGCCACCACCATGGTGGAACTGAGCGGGCCGATCGACCTGACGCTGCGCCAGGGCAGCAAGCCGATGCTGATCGTGCGCGGCGAGCAGCGCATGCTGAGCAATGTGGATACCGAACAGGATGGCGCCACCCTGCACATCGGCATCAAGGGCATGCTGCTGCACCACCGCCGTCCCTTGCAGGTGGAACTGGTGCTGCCTTCGCTGAAGGAGCTGGAAGTGCATGGCAGCGGCGACAGCAGCGTGACGGGCTTCAGCGGCGACACCCTGTCGCTGCAGCTGCACGGCTCGGGCAATGTGAGCTTCAATGGCCGCTACCGCGAAGTCGAAGCGGGCGTGCATGGCAGCGGCGACCTGAATCTGAATACCGGCAGCAGCGAGAAAGTGGAATTGCAGATGGTCGGCTCGGGCCAGATCAAGTCCAGCGGCAGCTGCCGCGAACTGAGCGCCGAACTGACCGGCTCAGGCGACCTGGATGCGCGCCATCTGGCCTCGGACAAGGTCAGCGTCCACCTCAAGGGTTCGGGCACCACGCAAGTTTTTGCACGCCACTCGGCCGAGCTGGTGCTGCGCGGCAGCGGCGACATCAGCGTGTTCGGCAATCCGGACATGCGTAATGTGAACCGCACCGGCTCCGGTGAGGTCAACTGGGAGCATTAA
- the hpnD gene encoding presqualene diphosphate synthase HpnD — translation MSPDEYCQQKAAQSGSSFYYSFLFLPPERRRAITALYAFCREVDDTVDECSDESLARVKLGWWRKEIAGMYEGQHTHPVTQALQPHLTAYDLKQEHLQAIIDGMEMDLNQTRYLDYAGMSKYCWHVASVVGILSASIFGATRPETLLYAEKLGHAFQLTNIIRDVGEDARKGRIYLPVNELQQFNVTAADLLNARHTDNFVKLMEFQTARAQQAYDEAFALLPKADRRAQRPGLIMAAIYRTLLKEIQEDGYHVLSQRISLTPIRKLWLAWKTWIRG, via the coding sequence ATGTCCCCCGACGAATATTGCCAGCAGAAGGCCGCACAAAGCGGCTCCAGTTTCTACTACAGCTTCCTGTTCCTGCCGCCGGAGCGGCGGCGCGCCATTACCGCGCTGTACGCTTTCTGCCGCGAAGTGGACGATACGGTGGACGAATGCAGCGACGAATCGCTGGCGCGCGTGAAGCTGGGCTGGTGGCGCAAGGAGATCGCCGGCATGTACGAGGGCCAGCACACCCATCCGGTGACGCAGGCGCTGCAGCCGCATCTGACGGCCTACGACCTGAAACAGGAGCATCTGCAAGCCATCATCGACGGCATGGAGATGGACCTCAACCAGACGCGCTACCTGGACTATGCCGGCATGAGCAAATACTGCTGGCATGTGGCGAGCGTAGTGGGCATCCTGTCGGCCAGCATTTTCGGCGCGACGCGGCCGGAAACCCTGCTGTACGCGGAAAAGCTGGGGCACGCCTTCCAGCTCACCAATATCATCCGCGACGTCGGCGAGGATGCGCGCAAGGGCCGCATCTACCTGCCCGTCAACGAGCTGCAGCAGTTCAATGTGACGGCGGCCGACCTGCTCAATGCGCGCCACACCGATAATTTCGTCAAGCTGATGGAGTTCCAGACCGCGCGCGCCCAGCAAGCCTATGACGAGGCCTTCGCCCTGCTGCCGAAGGCAGACCGGCGCGCCCAGCGTCCCGGCCTCATCATGGCGGCCATCTACCGCACCCTGCTCAAGGAAATCCAGGAAGACGGCTACCATGTGCTGAGCCAGCGCATCTCGCTGACGCCGATCCGCAAGCTGTGGCTGGCCTGGAAGACCTGGATCCGTGGCTAA
- a CDS encoding TIGR03862 family flavoprotein translates to MNSPALHRKRVAVIGGGPAGLMAAQTLAAAGHAVDVYDAMPSVGRKFLLAGKGGMNITHAEPYDQFITRYGRRVAELRPMLDAFGPEQVRALVHSLGIETFVGSSGRVFPTEMKAAPLLRAWLHRLRESGVHFHQRYRWLGWTDGRAALRFATPQGEQAIQADAVVLALGGASWARLGSDGAWLPLLAQQGVPVAPLRPANCGFDVDWTEFFSAKYAGEPLTTVAVLYRDIEGRPQRKQGQFVVTAGGVEGSLIYAVSAALREQIERDGSALLELDLLPDLSPERVLAEVLHPRGSRSMASHLHGRLGIKGVKAGLLHECLSKEEYGNPERLAQALKALPLRLKAPRPIDEAISSAGGVRFEALHSTMLQALPGVFVAGEMLDWEAPTGGYLLTACFASGQQAGKDALAWLEKSQA, encoded by the coding sequence ATGAATAGTCCCGCACTTCACCGCAAACGCGTGGCCGTCATCGGCGGCGGCCCGGCCGGCCTGATGGCCGCCCAGACCTTGGCCGCCGCTGGCCACGCCGTCGATGTCTACGATGCCATGCCCTCGGTCGGCCGCAAATTCCTGCTGGCCGGGAAGGGCGGCATGAATATCACCCACGCCGAACCCTACGACCAGTTCATTACGCGCTACGGCCGCCGCGTCGCCGAACTGCGCCCGATGCTGGACGCTTTCGGGCCGGAGCAGGTGCGTGCACTGGTGCATAGCCTGGGCATCGAGACTTTCGTCGGTTCCTCCGGCCGCGTCTTCCCGACCGAGATGAAGGCCGCGCCGCTGCTGCGCGCCTGGCTGCATCGCCTGCGCGAAAGCGGCGTACATTTCCACCAGCGCTACCGCTGGCTGGGCTGGACCGATGGGCGCGCTGCGCTGCGCTTCGCCACGCCACAGGGCGAGCAGGCGATCCAGGCCGACGCCGTGGTGCTGGCCTTGGGCGGCGCGAGTTGGGCGCGACTGGGATCGGATGGCGCCTGGCTGCCGCTGTTGGCGCAGCAGGGCGTGCCGGTCGCGCCGCTGCGTCCCGCCAACTGCGGTTTCGATGTGGACTGGACGGAATTTTTCAGCGCCAAGTATGCGGGCGAGCCGCTGACCACGGTGGCGGTGCTATACCGCGATATCGAAGGTCGGCCGCAGCGCAAGCAGGGCCAGTTCGTCGTCACCGCCGGCGGCGTTGAAGGCAGTCTGATTTACGCCGTGTCGGCCGCCCTGCGCGAGCAGATCGAGCGCGATGGCAGCGCCTTGCTGGAACTCGACCTGCTGCCCGACCTGTCGCCCGAGCGCGTGCTGGCCGAAGTGCTGCATCCGCGCGGTTCGCGTTCCATGGCCAGCCATCTGCACGGCCGTTTAGGCATCAAGGGCGTGAAAGCGGGCCTGCTGCACGAATGCCTGAGCAAGGAAGAATATGGGAATCCTGAGCGCCTGGCGCAGGCGCTGAAGGCTTTGCCGCTGCGTTTGAAGGCGCCGCGCCCCATCGATGAGGCGATCAGTAGCGCGGGCGGGGTGCGCTTCGAGGCGCTGCACAGCACCATGTTGCAGGCGCTGCCCGGCGTCTTCGTGGCCGGCGAAATGCTGGATTGGGAGGCGCCGACCGGCGGCTATTTGCTGACCGCCTGTTTCGCCAGCGGCCAGCAGGCCGGCAAGGATGCCCTGGCCTGGCTGGAAAAGTCCCAGGCTTAA
- the hpnE gene encoding hydroxysqualene dehydroxylase HpnE, translated as MAKPLRKTVAVIGGGWAGCAAAMELARAGVQVTLFEAGRILGGRARCVATDRRELDNGQHILLGAYSESLRLMKLAGVDTAKALLKAPLQMRYPADSDGMDFIAPSLPLPAPLHLLAALLRAKGLQREDKLALARFSTTARWMGWRLDVDCSVSELLERFDQTPRLIRLMWRPLCLAALNTPPERASARIFLNVLRDSLGARRAASDMLLPRADLSALFPQAAARYVEAHGGSVRSGAKVVAIRPGETAQGQQWALEANGSAVGGNWTAWFDGVVLACAPGASAVLLNQLPAAAELTAQLTAFEAEAITTCYLQYSPDTRLALPFYALVEDAHNHAWGQFVFDRGQLDASQAGLLAVVISASAEVAAQGQDLLAEAVAVQLAVAFQRPELGRPEWFKLITEKRATYACTPGLQRPANATVLPGLVLAGDYTAGDYPATLEMAVRSGVAAARLLAKGG; from the coding sequence GTGGCTAAGCCGCTGCGCAAAACCGTCGCCGTCATCGGCGGCGGCTGGGCCGGCTGCGCGGCGGCCATGGAACTGGCGCGGGCCGGCGTGCAAGTCACACTGTTCGAAGCGGGCCGCATCCTGGGTGGACGCGCGCGCTGCGTCGCCACCGACCGCCGCGAGCTGGATAACGGCCAGCACATCCTGCTGGGCGCTTACAGCGAATCGCTGCGCCTGATGAAACTGGCCGGCGTGGATACCGCCAAGGCCTTGCTGAAAGCGCCGCTGCAGATGCGCTACCCGGCCGATTCGGACGGCATGGATTTCATCGCCCCCAGCCTGCCCTTGCCCGCCCCGCTGCACCTGCTGGCCGCCCTGCTGCGCGCCAAGGGCTTGCAGCGCGAGGACAAGCTGGCCCTGGCGCGCTTCTCCACCACGGCGCGCTGGATGGGCTGGCGGCTGGATGTCGATTGCAGCGTCAGCGAACTGCTGGAGCGCTTCGACCAGACCCCGCGCCTGATCCGCCTGATGTGGCGGCCCCTGTGCCTGGCGGCCCTGAACACGCCGCCGGAACGCGCCTCAGCGCGCATCTTCCTGAATGTGCTGCGCGACAGCCTGGGCGCGCGCCGCGCCGCCTCCGACATGCTGCTGCCGCGCGCCGACCTGTCCGCCCTGTTCCCGCAAGCTGCCGCGCGCTATGTCGAGGCGCATGGCGGCAGCGTGCGCAGCGGCGCCAAGGTGGTCGCCATCCGTCCCGGCGAGACAGCCCAAGGGCAGCAATGGGCGCTGGAAGCCAACGGTTCGGCCGTGGGCGGCAACTGGACCGCCTGGTTCGACGGCGTGGTGCTGGCCTGCGCGCCGGGCGCCTCGGCCGTCCTGCTCAACCAGCTGCCCGCCGCCGCCGAGCTGACAGCCCAGCTCACCGCTTTCGAAGCGGAAGCCATCACCACCTGCTATCTGCAATACAGCCCGGATACCCGCCTGGCCCTGCCTTTTTATGCCCTGGTCGAGGACGCGCACAACCACGCCTGGGGCCAGTTCGTCTTCGACCGCGGCCAGCTCGACGCCAGCCAGGCCGGCCTGCTGGCCGTCGTCATCAGCGCCTCGGCCGAGGTGGCGGCCCAGGGCCAGGACTTGCTGGCCGAGGCGGTCGCCGTCCAGCTGGCGGTGGCCTTCCAGCGGCCGGAACTGGGCCGTCCCGAGTGGTTCAAGCTGATCACCGAGAAGCGCGCCACCTATGCCTGCACGCCCGGCCTGCAGCGCCCGGCCAACGCCACCGTCCTGCCGGGACTGGTGCTGGCCGGCGATTACACGGCCGGCGACTACCCCGCCACCCTGGAAATGGCGGTGCGCAGCGGCGTGGCGGCCGCCAGATTGCTGGCCAAGGGCGGCTGA